A single genomic interval of Lathyrus oleraceus cultivar Zhongwan6 chromosome 7, CAAS_Psat_ZW6_1.0, whole genome shotgun sequence harbors:
- the LOC127107376 gene encoding aldehyde dehydrogenase family 3 member H1-like, producing MVFDGEAASSLVKELRVSFSSGKTRSYEWRISQVKALLKMMAEREDEIVDALRSDLAKPPLETVVYEIGMFKNSCELVLRELKQWMTPEKAKTSITTFPSSAEIIPEPLGVVLVISAWNYPFLLSLDPVVGAIAAGNAVVLKPSEIAPASSSLLAKLLGEYLDNSSIRVVEGAVDETTALLQQKWDKIFYTGNGKVGRIVMAAAAKHLTPVVLELGGKSPTVVDSNVYLEVLSKAEFVLISLSLSID from the exons ATGGTGTTTGACGGAGAAGCCGCGTCGTCGCTGGTGAAGGAACTGAGGGTGAGTTTCAGTTCCGGTAAGACGCGAAGTTACGAATGGAGAATATCGCAGGTGAAGGCTCTTTTGAAAATGATGGCTGAACGAGAGGATGAAATCGTTGATGCTCTTCGTTCTGACCTTGCTAAACCGCCACTCGAAACGGTCGTCTACGAG ATTGGTATGTTTAAAAACTCATGTGAACTCGTGCTCAGGGAATTGAAACAATGGATGACACCAGAAAAG GCTAAAACTTCAATCACAACTTTTCCGTCTTCGGCTGAAATCATACCTGAACCACTTGGTGTTGTGTTAGTCATCTCCGCGTGGAACTATCCATTTT TGTTGTCCCTTGATCCAGTTGTCGGAGCTATAGCAGCTGGTAATGCTGTGGTTCTAAAACCATCAGAAATTGCTCCGGCTTCATCTTCACTGCTGGCGAAATTGTTAGGGGAGTACTTGGATAACTCGTCTATAAGAGTTGTGGAAGGAGCGGTGGATGAAACTACTGCCTTGTTGCAACAAAAGTGGGACAAAATTTTCTACACAG GTAATGGAAAAGTGGGACGGATAGTGATGGCTGCTGCTGCAAAACACCTTACACCAGTTGTTCTTGAACTTGGAGGAAAATCTCCAACTGTTGTTGATTCAAATGTCTATTTAGAGGTATTGAGTAAGGCCGAGTTTGTGTTGATTAGTTTGAGTTTATCTATTGACTAA
- the LOC127101890 gene encoding uncharacterized protein LOC127101890, producing MVGASHFQVDALKTELENCFGKNPIESNDLSRIVNSNHFARLLKFLDDDKVSGKIVYGGEKDESKFLLTVIEEAKGDESLMVDPPELKRYEAWLMARQKPSGNFTSEATNLVASKIGELVEKNTQGTIVFEGRDDILTVALGINEHPGRIRTAPRGVGFKKFYGKSSRSTLGGVSQDDLLAHLQALEQKMNIDFQHKLQKHLQQQRTELQQQMQKEMQEERAQIQQGMKLLQ from the exons ATGGTTGGTGCTTCTCATTTCCAGGTAGACGCGTTAAAGACTGAATTGGAAAACTGTTTTGGAAAGAACCCAATAGAATCCAACGATTTGTCGCGCATTGTGAACTCTAACCACTTTGCTCGCTTGTTAAAGTTCTTGGACGACGATAAGGTTTCTGGCAAGATTGTTTATGGAGGTGAAAAGGATGAAAGCAAATT TTTGCTAACTGTGATTGAAGAGGCCAAAGGTGATGAAAGTTTGATGGTTGACCCTCCCGAACTAAAGCGATATGAGGCATGGTTGATGGCTCGACAGAAGCCATCGGGAAATTTTACATCTGAGGCAACAAACTTAGTAGCATCTAAGATT GGAGAGTTAGTGGAAAAAAATACACAAGGTACTATTGTCTTTGAAGGGCGTGACGATATCTTGACTGTTGCCCTTGGAATAAATGAACACCCTGGTCGGATCCGCACTGCTCCTAGGGGTGTGGGCTTTAAGAAATTCTATGGAAAAAGTTCACGCTCCACCTTAGGAGGTGTCTCTCAAGATGACCTTCTAGCCCACCTTCAAGCCTTGGAGCAAAAAATGAATATAGATTTCCAACATAAATTACAAAAACatctccaacaacaaagaacAGAGCTCCAACAACAAATGCAAAAAGAGATGCAAGAGGAGAGAGCTCAAATCCAACAAGGAATGAAACTCCTACAATAG